The DNA sequence tttttttttttttagcatcgAGGTCAGCAGCCTCAACAGTCCAGATGTTGTATCTGCAGCTGAGATACATCTGCTTGCAACATGATGGACAAATCAGCCAGATGGAGTTACCTGTGTTGCCCCCCCCCACTGCAGCCCCATCAGTATAATGAACTTCTTGTTTACCATATGTGTGAAATGCACCAAAggaatgtgactgtgtgtgtgcttgagcgtgtgtgtatgtgtttgggAGAGGCCATGTGTACTTACCCTCCCCATTGTTTTTACTGCTACCAGACTGGCCATTTGTTCTGAGGCACAGACTGTGCTCTGTGTACTTTTTGAGGGCTGTTGCAGCAGGTTTTGGTTGCATTTCCTCCCCCCCCCAGCGGTCCCGTTTCTCTCCGGTGTCAAGTCCGCGCAGTAATTTGGGATTTTGTTTAGTCttgggtggggaggggggttaCTTGGACGCCTGGTGCTGTGCAAGCAGCGGCGCAGGCCCCCTAACACCATCACAGGGTGTTTCGGCCCGCTCCACTTCACCAGATCTGAGGGAGCAGACCTGAGCCAATTAAGAGCGGGGAGAACAGGCTGCTGTCCGTCTCGCTGCGGCCCGCCCCCCTCATCGCTTTGATCTCTTGCACGCTACACAAAACCAGAGCCAGAACACTTTACCCTCTCTGTGCAGGGCATGGACGGCAGGACTTGTCCAATTATTACAATCTGGTTTCAACATTTCTGGGTAATCAGACAAAAAGATGACAAATTACCTCTATCTCATTCCATCTGCCCACATCCGAGCTGGTTTTAGAGCTGTTTTGAGTCAAAGAGCCAGGCTTCAGATATTTTATTTGCTGATTCCAGTACACTTTACTTACCAAAGCAGCCTAATTTGACACTCTAAGAAATGCAAAGGGATTAAAGAAATACGAAAGAAATTGTTGGATATCCTTGTGTTTGTAAatacaaaaacttaaaatgttttaatacatgAGGAGAGCTTCCACTGATTTCTGTATTTCCAAATGTTGGAGACTTGAATGTGTTGTGGTCAAGATCAGCAGTTCCCAAACTCAGGATATGGACTCTTCAAAGGGCCAGCAATATGATTAcgaggggaggaaaggagaaaaaaataattcttgACTTTGGAAACAGCTGTTGGAAAAGCTATCTCACCTTAAGGTCCATTCAGTAGCTAATCTGGGGTCcttgatggaaaaacacaatgttCATTAGCAGATGGAGTTTTCCGGATGTCATGAAAAATTTAAGtagttatttaaatgaatttctATTTCTATAAGTGCTTTAAGGACAAAGCTTAAGGAAAGCTGCTGAATGgggtttgttgttgctgtttgtcacaTATTTCTGCTGCaaagtatatttatattttgctaGACTCTTTTTCTACTTGTGAATTTTTGTCAGAAGTTTTGTTTGGTCACAATTGGAGCAGGAATGCAATATAAgtaattcattttattcatttgcaAAACCATattaaggttttaaaaaaaatgtatttcacagaATTTCCCtttactgtgtttgtctgtcctCAGGACCTCCACGGGTGTCTGAGAAGGTTGTTCACAGACAGTCCGCCCGGCTCGGGAGTGCCATTAAGCTGCCGTGTCCAGTAGAAGGAGACCCTCCACCCCTCATTATGTGGACCAAAGATGGGCGCAACATCCACAGCGGCTGGATCCGTTTCCGTATCCTCCGCGTGGGCCTGAAGATCAAGGAGGTGGAGGCGGACGACACGGGTACCTACATCTGTAAAGCCACCAACGGCTTTGGTAGCGTTAACATCAACTACACCCTCATCGTCATCGGTGAGTGGAGACGAAGTTTGTCTGTGTCGCATTAGATAGTTTGTATAACCTGTTGCTTTTTGCAGGTTTGTGAGATTAGATCATGGAGGACCGTAAAGCGTGTCACTCTTGTTAAAGCTCAACCGAGcatctttaaaacatgaagTCACCTGTCTGCTAACTAAAACCAGAGACCGTGGCAGTGAGTCAGTCTCCTGATTTGTGCGATCGGAGTCTAtcatcttcctctgtggtgtttcAGAGCCTTGTTCGTAACACTTTCCTGTAGTCAAAAACCTCACTGCAGTTCAAATGTTAAAAGACAGCATCACTCACAGAGGTCGAGGTCTAAAACAagtggatttgtggaggtttagTGGTTGATCCTCTCATCTATTGTATGTGTTACAGCCCCTACCTCTCCCTGCCCAAAGTCAACAGCGGCGTGGGATATTGTTTCATACCCCTTCATCCTCTGCGACTCAATTGGATCTCAAGCTCTTCCTTTTCCTTAGGCTACACTCTGTGGAGGCAGGAGGTCTGCAGCTCCGCAAtaagaaacacattcagtgtaATAGTGCTGGGTTGTCTTCGGACGCTCGCACAGCTCTTGAATGGGAGCCTGGAGGATTAAGCACCGTCTGACCGGGCGTGTTACTCTGTGCGTGTGCATACAGTGCATTTTCTCTGTGCAAGAGCCGAGCATGATGAATGAGCGGAGTGGAGCGTGAAGGCTGTGTTTAGTCTAATTACTCTAAGATGCCTAATTAGGGCCAGAGTCAGAGTCGCCCAGAGGCTGCAGCTTCATCGTCAGCCTGGTCTTCTGAGAGCCGGCCTTCAGGAGAAGAGCCATAATCAGGCAGATGTGGAAAATACAGAGCGCTTCAGAAAACGGTGCTTTTTGTTGTAAATCACTCGCTGGAGTTGGGAATAGATGGGACCAAAGTTTATTTTAGGGTGCCCCTCAATGTGATGTTGCCGGCGAGTTCAAAGAGAGGGTGTCTGCTGATTGTGCCAAAATGAAAGGTTGGAGATGGAGGCAGCGAGCCAGCTTTAATGTCAAGGCTCATGTTACCGTCGTGTTATATAGTATCAAAGTCAGACGTGgttgtctgtgtctgcattGCACTAAAAGGGCATTCTGAGTTTAACAACATACGTACACACTGAACACTTCTTTGTAGAATAAAATTAGAATCAATCATGTGATGAATAACAAGAACCATgtcatttttggtttgtttcaaAGCTCAGTTGATTGGATACTATGACAATCCTCGGCGTGTGTCAAGTTAAATAATCATAATCTATCCACCTGACTACGGCAGAAATGCTGACAGACGAACGAGggatttatatttttattcacgTTTACAATTACAAGTGACACAGTAAAATGAGTAGAATGTTGATTTCTCTGGAATTAAACATTGTTCAAAACAACTCAACCAAATATATAACCAAGATCTAGTTgcttttggacattttaacgCAGAAATGGTACTGATTTTTAAATGCTGTTACAAAAGACGATCTggaaatatattaatacaaattaaaaaggCAACCTTTTCAGAAAAAACGTTTCCATGCACCTGCTGGTGAAAATGAACcgataaaacatttgaaataactGAAACTGGAGTTGCAGTTTAAgtttcatttcactgaaaaaaagttgaaatgctTCCTTGACTCCCAGTTATTTAAAATTATTACATCTTATTCTTTAAATACAATCTCTGTAGTAGAGCCAAATACTTGACATGCATGTggaatttatttctgcttttagATATTGAGTTAATGCTTGGAGATATGATGATTTTGATAAACTGAAGCCAGCCCACACAcaagcgcgcgcacacacacacacacacacacgttagccAGTTCATCTTAGTGACAGATAACAACTTTTTTCCCTGCGGTGTGTTCATGTGACAGATAGTTTGTCTGCTTTGGCTTCTGCTGCagcgtgagtgagtgagaatGAAGACTTCAGCGAAAACAGTTTGAGAGCCGGCAGGGAGATCAGTTCAACCTGACTGCGTACGCTGCTCTACTCGCACTCGGTGATTACGTTAGGAAAAAATACCTTTGGAAGTTAAATCATAAGTCTTTCTTGGAAGCAGATTTCCCTGAGATTTTTATCAGCCCTGTTTTTGCCCTTTTTGGAGTTACCTAGAGACTTTCTGGCCTGACTCTTAATCCTGATCTGTTTCGTTCCATTTCCTACTTGTCCTCTGGTGGTGGTGAGTTCGTGACGGACCGACTTGAGATACTGAAATCTGCATCTCACAAGAAccccctttccctccctcctctctctgtgttcttgtCCATCATCCCATTAGGCGCTGGCAGGCCATCACCACAGCGTTTGTTTTTATAGGTAATTGTTCCAGCAGAGCTACGTTGCATTCTGGGTGCCTTTTTTATGCCACAGAGATTAGGGGGCCTCATTGTCAAAATACGTCCAGGATTGAAGTCATCTTAATTCAGCCAAATAGTCTGCAATTACCATGAGCAACACTTTCCATTAACGTTGAATCGCCTAATTGTTCCCTATTTTAATTTAGTTGCGTGCAGCTAACTGCAGTGACCTGCAGGGAGGCCCATTATGTTGCTCAGAGAGATCAGAGGGGAGATTATTTATTTGAGATGCTGTAAATGAGGGGTAGCTCCCAGCATAGCTGCACATACAGTATCCATCATgtcagtttattatttttactggatcacagagggggaaaaagcaAGAGAAGCAACTGCAGTCGGTTATAGTGCCGGTCAGGGGAGAAGGGTCGACAAAATCCTGGCAGCTGTTCAAGTTCAAGGCCCAGCGTGGAGAgtataacattttaaacatcgCCTGGGACCCAGCAGAGAAGTCGAGCAGAAGAGAGATGGTAAGAAGAAGAGACAGCATAGAGACGTGGGGTGAGATTGGAGGTGAGAGAGTGAGGGGTTTTGCAGGGTGATgtaagggagggggggggtcaCTGCGGCTGGAGAGATCCTCCCATCTGCCAGCGGACAGCCTGTCCTCCCCTGAGCTATCTGAAGAATCTGGTCAGTCAGTGCAACATGGCGCCTCCTCAATCCCTCCAGCTGGCTGTTTGGGCCCTGTTTGGGGTGGTCTCTTGACAACTGGCCCCCATCACCTCCCAGCACCCCCACCAGGATAGACCCATGCATAAAGCgaccctctctgtcctcagctgCTCAGGCTACAGCAGGCTTCATATCAGCATTAACATGGGATTTTCATATTAACATTTACaggattttgttttaatgcttaTGTCTGCACTGATAATATATTACTGGGCTGGCAGCGCTCATTATGTGTACATGGAGAAATTGGCTCTCGCGGCGCATTTTTCAATTTCGCTCTTCTCTGGAGACGTTGTCGGGCCAACTGTTGGATAAACTGCCCCGTGTGTGGCTGATCACATGTGGTAGCTGTTTTGAGATTTCCAGAGTGTGATGCAAGGCCACTGCGCACAACTTTCCCTGGACATTACAGTGTCCCCAACAACATCTGGAGCTCGTTGTGACCTCAAATTATCAGGCCCTTTTCCTGTGATTCAGCTGGCACAGGAGGCCAGGGGAGAGAGTGTGTAGTGACCTGTTTCCTGTGGCTTGTATTTGTGAATGAAGTGGGAGGGTAATGGCATCAGACCCTAAACACTGTAGCAGACCATGAATGGATTTAAGTTGTTTGGAAGGAAGGCTGATTGCATTTTAAACAACGTTATACTCTCTTGGAGCATTCACTTGCTCTTGAATCATGACCCTTGTGATCGAATTTCCGTTTGCATAACAATCCTTTTGATTTCCTACTCTACAGTACGTAAAGTATACGGACTCTTGTTTGATCACTGATTCTATAATAAGTTGCAGCTTTTACTTACGTCCCAGTGCAGAGGAACAGGCCTCTCGTGCATTTACAGGCCttgattctttttatttttcaatctCCAAGAAATAACAATCATATGGCAGCCATACCTCACCCACGTCTGCAGTTTAGTGAGCCAACATTGTGTAAAGACAATAGTGGCAAGGGATAGCTTCAACAGGACAGACATATAAAGGGCGCCATTGTTCCCCTAGAATCGCCAAAAAGTAGAGAGGAAATAgattgaggggaaaaaaaaaaagagtcaaaaaGAAAACCCCGGCAGTGTGGGACCATGTTCTGTTTGGATTGGGAGGTTCAGGAACCGGGAGGAATGCAGAGAGCCCAAGTGAGCAACAGAGAAATATTTCTTCCAGTGGaggctgttttttaaaggaatggGTTATTATAGTTGGCCAGTTAAACCCCTTCAAATAGCCATGACATCATGGCTGGGCTTGGTGCTGCAGGGGACAAACAAAGGAGGGTTTGTACCCAGAGAACCCTGGAGAGCTTTGAGGGTTTCGGGGGGACTCGGAGGGAGGCAGAACGAGGGGGTTAGAAGTCACATCTGGACTCTTTACCTGACCCAATCAAACCCTGCGAGGGAATCAAGTGTGCCAAACTGCATCTAGAAAAATCCAACTTGAGGCTGCGCTGAACTTGAAATCAAGGAGAGGTATGAAAGGTAGAGAACTGGCCGGtagtgtttccattttgtatTGTTatcaaaacacagagtgaaCTCAGCCTCCACGTAGGGATACTGTGTCCACTCCCTTGACATATCGTTGGTGAGTTTGTTAGAAATATCGAGAATGACTTACCATGTCTAATGTGAAGTGACACCTCAGCAGTATCGTATAAAATCATTTCACAGCAGCCGCTCTTCAATAATCATCTCCTCCTGCACAGAGTGGCAGATACTGGCGAGGAACCCGATCCGCTCTGTTAATTCATCATTGCTTAACTCGAAAAGTCGATACGCATCACAAACCGTCGATTAGGTTTCACTCATTATATTCTCTCTAAGCCCTGTCTTAGCTCCACTGCATGATGTCAGCCAATGACATAAACTCCACAGCTGTCTCCTGGAACTGGGCTTATGAAAACTTATCATATTACTTCCAAATGCTGCAGAGTGTGACCTGAGCATGCACCCCCGCTCAGAGGAGCCTATCTATAAATGCTAAATTTACTCAGATAGAGCCAGGAACACTTTACTGTGTCTGTTTGGTGCTGGGTCGCTGCCATAAAAGCGCTGACGGCGACACAGTCTGCAATTAAAAATGAGATTCTGGCAGTTAATACCTTCTTTAAAAATGGAATATACCTGTAATATTTTAGCGAATACTGCTCTTTATTTtgccaaacacagcaaaaagcACGTTTAGcttatttttctttacaaactgGGACGAAGTTGGAAATAGcttaatcattttaataattatttaattttaattgtaataatttttaatttaattgtaatAATTTCACCAACTAATCTTCATCTAAGGTCCATATAGCAGCGTTTTCTAGAGCTTGTAATGGAGGTCAAAGCTCCGGGAAAAGCTAAAAAGTTTCATATCTTGCCTTAAAGTTGTGGAaagtgaatttttaaaaaatggcatcATCAATTCAAATGGCCTCACATCTCTGTAAAAGCGAATCTATAGTTTAATCACCTCATGTAACCTGTGACATCATCTGCTCTTACAACTTTTAGATCATGCActacaattgttttttttaattttctgttttatcaaTTCTGTTCTACAAGATGTTTTCATCTTCAGTTcaaaaggacaaacacaatGCTGTTTCATTTGGTCGTCACCTGATGATTGAATAACTGTTGTTGTCGCTGTGTTAACAGATGACTCAGGTTCTGATAAATCTGCACCCGGGGCAGCTGGCGGAGCAGAGTCTGACCTGGGCACTGATGGCTTGTCAGAAAAATTTGGTAAGAGCTctgttggcatgctaacaacGATGCAGTAGTAAATTAAAGGATAACAAGAGTGGTTCTGCATGTTCTACAAATCACATGtacttttgatttcagatttttggATGCATTACTTTTTCCAAGCTTTTATCTCTTCATGCTATAAAACTCTATTAGTCGACTCATAAAACTTCctctgtcatgtcatgtctgcATTTAAGGGAACAATTCACCCAAAATTgaaaactcagtcattatctactaaCCAtccatgccgatggaaagtcgggtCAAGTTTCgtagtctacaaaacatttctgaggcagcagacagcaaaacagcactgcagcattctgctaaacatcTGAAGCAAaacaaccccccaaaaaagaaacaccGTAAAATGGTTGCCTAGTGATGCAGTTTAATGCAGATTTGACTGTGATGAATTAGATTACTGGAACAAGTTTCTATTCAACACAAATCAATGGGAGTCtggaacagaaagaaaaagaaaaacatgtggaATCTCTAAATCATCCCAGCAAGCCTGTAATAAAAGTCAGCAAAAATGTATAGAGTGTATATGAATTTGCAAAAACAGTGGTACGGTCCTTTTTAAATAAGGCTGAATTGTCAGCTCACGTCATGTATCCTCTCCTCAGTTACTGAatgtttcctcttgtttcccCAACAGTGCGTCCCTGCTTCACTCAGCCTGCTAAGATGAGAAATAGGGTGATAGCTCGTCCTGAGGGCAGCTCACTGCGGCTCAAGTGCATGGCCAGTGGAAATCCTCGACCGGACATCGTGTGGCTGAAGGATGACAGGCCGCTGACGGAGCAGGAGGTCGGCGAGGGCCGGCAGAAGAAGTGGACTTTGAGTCTCAGGAACCTGACGCCCGAGCAGAGCGGCAGATACACCTGCAGGGTCTCCAATCGGGCCGGGGAAATCAACGCGACGTATAAGGTCGATGTCGTACGTGAGTATCccacagagaggctgagctGCACGCATACCGAATGTACTCACCTGGAAATATGAATGCTAACAGATGAGGAATGTGAATCTTTGCTTTGGGAAGTAGCATAGGAATAACTGTAACCTTTACAAAAAAACCTTCCCTCTGATCTACCTGCTCCTGACGTCTGATCACGATCAGCAGGTCTTACTCATATCCTCGCTGCATGGATGAATGTGCTTGTGTAGTCATGTATATGAGAAGCATATTGAGGAAGCAGACTTGAGAGTGAGGGCTTGTGCCCTGGTGTTTGtacagggggagagagacagagagagagagggagagaagctgTTTAACTCAGAGACCCTCCACCCAATCTGGAGCTGATTAAAGCCCAGCTGTCTGCCAgacccccgccccccccccccccaaccctccCATGAGAAATGTGTGCTGTACAACCAGGagcaaagaaagagaggaaactaATCACACATACTTCTAGTGTTACATGTGGtattcctccctctctgtcaatTATAAGTTCTAAGCCCGAGGCTAATAACGGTATGGACAACTAAGACCTCTTCTATCTGCAGAAGGGCTGTCATGTCAAAAGAAGCCCTGacagtgtttctctgtttgtctgcacagAGAGGTCAAACTGCAAGCCTGTTTTGACGGGCACTCATCCGGTCAACACAACGGTGGACTATGGAGGCACCACGTCGTTCCAGTGCAAAGTGAGGAGCGACGTTAAGCCGGTCATTCAGTGGCTCAAACGCGTGGAGACAAACGAGGAGAGCCGCTACAACTCCACCATCGAGGTGGGAGACCACCGCTTCGTGGTGCTGCCCACGGGGGAGGTGTGGTCACGACCCGATGGCTCCTACCTCAACAAGCTGCTCATTACCCGCGCCAAGGAGGAGGACGCCGGCATGTACATCTGCTTAGGCGCCAACACCATGGGCTACAGCTTCCGCAGCGCCTTCCTCACTGTGCTGCCAGGTGAGGCCTGGGGAATGTCTGTTTACAGTGTTGtgctgccacagcagcaggatgtgttgCAGAAATACTGCAGAGTAACAAATCACCCACTTGGACAAGGATCTGTGCTATCACTTAGTATATTTTATGTGGTTGTTTATTTTTAGGGATCTGCATTAGTGCACATCACACAATAACATCAGGGAGTTTAACTGAAAAGAAAGCAAGACTACATACATGCAAAAGCAAGGTTAACAAGcataaatattttgttgttacCTGCTTCATGTCCAGTTTTTGATATGTTTGGGACTTATCCTCCACCAAATATATAAAGAACTGTCCAATTCAGGAGGCACTGAAGCAGTCATCTTGTTTTTTAGGGCTGAGgtgtagttttttgtttttgttttttcagtaaaCTAGCTGAAGCAAATGTATAAAGCTGTAGGCATTTAGGAGCTCAAATTAGGACTGGGCTGTCCTTAAAAttatattcagatatttttagGCTATATTGCAACATACAGCATAATATCTCAATACTTTTAAATATCCTCGAAAGAACTGCATAAATGCTAGGACTGAACATCATTGGACTGATGCTAGGACTGATCATCACACCATTTTTTACACAATACCTTGATAGCAATATTGCAACAATATTATAGAGATGACTTCTCACAACATTTTACCTCAATGAGATTAATGATAAATAATCACTAGTAATGTAGATATAATGATTACTTGGGTAAAGGCAAGTGGAACAGTCTGGTGAGCTcagaaaattgcattttaatttgacacagcctttaaaaaccaggaaaagacaacacttgtgCCAAAATATAAGATGATATATAGTCTCTTTAGACATCCCAGCCCAAACTCAAATGATTGATCCATAAACCAAttggaaaataatcaacagaaaataatcaacagttttgattttatatgaaatatgtaagtcagttttcaaggaaaaaagtgtgaaaaactTGCTGGTTTTTGCTACACAAATGTGTGgatttttcagggttttttttgtcatttatacatcaaacatattttatttgacGGTCTACTTAATATCTCATGCAGAGCTGTCAGCGTCTTACATCTCACAGTCTTCCTCTGGGCACTTTTATGACTTGTGATGATGTGATAACAGATGGTCATGTATGAGACGACTCAAAGATTAAAGCATCTTTGGGCTTTTTACTGACTAAGCGCGcaatccaaacaaaaaaacagcagactaATTGATGGTGAATATAATCCCTTGTTTTGGGCCTGAAGCACTTCACCTGTGTATTTAAACAAACTCTTGGCAGCGTTTTAAGAGCTGGAACCTTGTTTTGATTCTTATTTTGGCCCTCTTTTTCTGCAGACACGAAGCCTCCCATCACGCCCATTTTCTCACCAGCCTCCAACTCCCTCCCCTGGCCTGTCATCATTGGGATCCCAGCTGGAATAGTGTTCATCTTTGGCACCGTGCTCCTGTGGTTCTGccagagcagaaaacactgcccccCTCCCAGCCCTCCAGCTGCGGCCGCACAGGTACTGCACGGCTCCCACCGGCTGCCCTACCGAGAGCGGGACAGGGGCTACGCGGCTCCGtcgtccagctcctccagcccGGAGAAAGACTGCATGAGCTCCATGAACTATGAGGAGTACctggcacagcagcagctcctcctcgcCCAGGGAGGCCCAACGATCCCCCCTAAAATCTACCCGAAAATTTACACTGACATtcacacgcacactcactcGCACGTGGATGGAAAAGTACATCAGCAtcaacacattcattttcagtgttagCTTCGGTGCCAAACATCTCCAGACTGCTCCAGTATCTCCGTGGGGACAATGAGCTGTGGACTGAACAGCCACATTCACCTggcattaaaaaataaaaaactggaGATGACTGGGAAGAGTGGGAAAAACAGTGGCCAGTGATACACATCCAAACTTCCATATTTGGTGCTTATTTTTATACCTGTCAGATCCTCACACcactaaaagaaaaatccatgaaTCCTTGTTGTGCacttaatacaaaaaaaaggacttttgttttttgcagcatGTGAGTTTAAACGCAGCTGAAAGGTCTTCCTCAGCAGCTGAATTTGGCATTTTCCTACTTGAGgtgtagcagaaaatggaggtTGGGTTTTACCTTTCACTTATTCAGCTGTTGGAGTGCTGAGGCTCCGTGTGTTCTGCCTGGAAACGAAGATGAAAAATGGTACTCAAGATTTACAAAGGGGCCGCTTTTTTATGCTCCTACTCAGGTAGTCCTTTTGTTGTTAAAGATGcataatgtttaaaatgctgACCACTATCTTTTATGTTACCTTTCTCCATCCCTCACTTTTGTCCTCTGTTATCAGTGATATAGAGTAGGCTGGGAAGTTTTTTTAAGCCTTCGTCATGGCATGCAAACCTTGCCTGAGACTGCAAGGGATGGCAGAAGTGTGTGTTCCATGTTAACTGAATTGGTCTTCGTTATATTTCTAGTTAGGTTCCCATCATCCAGTCGGTAGCATGTTTTCGGTAAACCAGCAGAGGATAACCTTCTCCAACCACAGTTTATGAAGCTGTAGTCATTTTATAATCAAGTTGAGTCAcgattatttaatttattttgctaaaaaaatgtatcaaaagttttatttttcagagtaAGGCGTTTTACATATCTATGTAATGTTATTAAAGtatactgttgttgttgtgtataGTACATTTTCAGTACTTCGTCACCCAGTTTAATCACATTTAGTTCATGCCAATATGTAGGTATTTCTGTATGTAATTTGGTTATATTTGACAATCTTGTATGATGTACTCTGTTCAAGGCTCAAAAACTAAATCATCTAAAGTGTGATGGTTTGGTAGTTTGATTAAATGACCTTAAACAAAATTCAGTATACATGAAGATTTAACCATTTGTTCTACCAATGAATATTCTTCAAAACGTTAACGAAGGCGTAAAAAAGTAAGATTGTTGTCCTCCATGATAGCAATTCCCTGTCCTAAAACATAATGGCTGGATACAGACAGGTCAGCTTTCTTCCTTTGAGCGGGCTGAAGTGTCTGCTGAGGGTGACACAGagggcagccagcagagggaCACAAGTTGCtggaatgaatgactgaatagATACCATACAGACACAAGAGCAGTCTCACACAGTTCCTTTTTAGATGAGTGATGGCCCCTGCAAGACTACACCAAGTGACCAGCATCTTTCCCCCATTTAAAGTGAATCGCCTCCCCCTCTCCTCGGCCCGCACTACCACCTCATTCAACTCCAATCTAGGTAGGATTTCCTTTCACCATTTAGGAAGTGCATTGTCCTGCTCAGGGAGTGATGTGACAGGACCCTGTGATTGCTCAGGAAAGAAGGGGAGCATTGTGTCAGGTGAGCTCTTGTTGTGAGCGTTGCAGGATGGGGATGAGCTCCGGCTCCAGACAGATGAGAGGTGAGTACGTTGAACAGCTTGTGTGTTTTAAGGAGAAATTCTAAACAGAAGTACTTTTTTTAGGCTTCAAACAGGCATGTTATGTCTATATCCATAAATAATGCTTTCAATTCAAAACCCagatgatgaaataaacacGAAGACAGAAACTGCCCCCTAGTGGTGTATAGTCATGCACATAACAAAGGCAAAAC is a window from the Acanthopagrus latus isolate v.2019 chromosome 16, fAcaLat1.1, whole genome shotgun sequence genome containing:
- the LOC119004786 gene encoding fibroblast growth factor receptor-like 1; this translates as MKMDSVGILKIVLLVFLAVLLTDCARGPPRVSEKVVHRQSARLGSAIKLPCPVEGDPPPLIMWTKDGRNIHSGWIRFRILRVGLKIKEVEADDTGTYICKATNGFGSVNINYTLIVIDDSGSDKSAPGAAGGAESDLGTDGLSEKFVRPCFTQPAKMRNRVIARPEGSSLRLKCMASGNPRPDIVWLKDDRPLTEQEVGEGRQKKWTLSLRNLTPEQSGRYTCRVSNRAGEINATYKVDVVQRSNCKPVLTGTHPVNTTVDYGGTTSFQCKVRSDVKPVIQWLKRVETNEESRYNSTIEVGDHRFVVLPTGEVWSRPDGSYLNKLLITRAKEEDAGMYICLGANTMGYSFRSAFLTVLPDTKPPITPIFSPASNSLPWPVIIGIPAGIVFIFGTVLLWFCQSRKHCPPPSPPAAAAQVLHGSHRLPYRERDRGYAAPSSSSSSPEKDCMSSMNYEEYLAQQQLLLAQGGPTIPPKIYPKIYTDIHTHTHSHVDGKVHQHQHIHFQC